From Fusarium oxysporum f. sp. lycopersici 4287 chromosome 10, whole genome shotgun sequence, the proteins below share one genomic window:
- a CDS encoding adenosine deaminase, which yields MDFVGLPKIELHAHLTGSISRRALHEVWLRKKETGNTDLEDPMIVMPEGKHDYNLQTFFPLFSSYLYNLITDEESVRDTTKCVLTDFLNDGVCYLELRTTPRATPQLSAEQYISILLDTISSFESQNPQLHTRLILAVDRRHTPEQAAFTLELALTYREQGVVGLDLCGDPTARPAGEVSVFTPVFLEARKKGLGITVHFAEAEASGSKEELSTLLSWEPGRLGHVIWEDEETKKEITKRALCLELCLSCNVRAGMVLGGFEGHHFGHWRGVNGPKISLSTDDVGVFESPLSNEYRLVAEHFGLDRQAICELARQPIDGIFGGEREKERLRNIMWTQ from the exons ATGGACTTTGTTGGACTGCCAAAGATAGAG CTTCACGCCCATTTGACTGGGAGCATCTCACGCCGTGCTCTCCATGAGGTATGGCTACGTAAAAAGGAGACAGGCAACACCGACCTAGAAGATCCTATGATCGTCATGCCTGAAGGGAAACATGATTACAACCTGCAAAC CTTCTTCCCGCTTTTCAGCAGTTACCTATATAACCTTATCACGGATGAGGAATCTGTTCGAGATACTACCAAATGTGTATTGACAGACTTTCTCAATGATGGCGTCTGCTATCTCGAGCTTCGAACAACACCACGCGCCACGCCTCAACTCTCAGCAGAGCAGTACATCTCAATCCTTCTTGACACAATCTCGTCATTTGAGTCCCAGAACCCTCAGCTACACACTCGTTTGATCCTCGCTGTCGATCGGCGACACACCCCTGAGCAGGCTGCTTTCacccttgagcttgctctGACATACCGTGAGCAGGGAGTCGTTGGCTTGGATCTCTGCGGTGATCCAACAGCGAGGCCAGCAGGCGAGGTAAGTGTCTTCACTCCTGTGTTCTTAGAGGCAAGAAAGAAGGGCTTAGGGATTACGGTTCActttgctgaagctgaggcGAGTGGGTCGAAGGAGGAGTTGAGTACGCTGCTCTCTTGGGAACCGGGCAGGCTGGGACATGTGATTTGggaggatgaggagaccaagaaggagatcaCAAAGAGAGCGTTGTGTCTCGAGTTATGCCTGAGCTGCAATGTCAGAGCCGGGATGGTGTTGGGCGGCTTCGAAGGCCACCACTTTGGGCACTGGAGAGGTGTCAACGGCCCTAAGATCTCACTCAGC ACTGATGATGTGGGCGTGTTCGAAAGCCCCTTGTCTAACGAATATAGACTCGTCGCGGAACATTTTGGCCTTGATCGTCAGGCTATATGTGAGCTTGCGCGACAACCTATTGATGGCATATTTGGAGGCGAACGGGAGAAAGAAAGGCTGAGAAATATCATGTGGACACAGTGA
- a CDS encoding mitofusin, with translation MSQDYFSGNGKGKARLHQEPDSDGDNDHGHSDAPTSNHSSPPPTNSSSSRVQYMTVGNGYGGSIAGDERSMSSAAAWDMAMHHDRPASGAVHQMWYNAHRATLGRSINKVLELLQNLQEMNASWPAHYPSVQRARRDSSEHSSRPAFAHAHTGMEGKGSSSFRNPGLRRAMTTVEDGSAESSRAAENRSTPEPRLVSPQIAQEFSILKLDLKLGALHQTELVHSLEKSSIASLLDGKISSSIKHLLALRERIEDTASKVLITGDLNAGKSTFCNALLRRKVLPEDQQPCTAIFCEVLDARENSGVEEVHAVHKNVPYDRNDESTYDVFSLKELENIVIDNETYTQCKIYVKDSRSIDESLLNNGVVDIALIDAPGLNSDTTKTTAIFARQEEIDVVVFVVSAANHFTQSAKEFIWAAAAEKAYIFIVVNGFDVIRDKKRCEKMVLDQVAGLSPRTHKESSELVHFVSSNAIPVGPSPPGGPGGSGSSSGGSGDPGDGDDKGKGKDLDKVRDFEALEQSLRRFVLEKRARSKLAPARTYLLNILNDVNTLANVNQEVAQSELERVTQELKELEPQLESSRRAKTEVSESVDANVEETCKDVYDYTRNTLNSAILHSGSSHYDVPYPGIWNAFQYAEDLKEAMLSRIADSVSNCEEYARRKTVYGVNAIKQLGILHVGDEFQNLQFRPDVMFRRKRDALARQVDIPTELIDFVDWTTLLQRQEKFAGTGMALTVAGAVVPRMIGMNTWMDQAITATRILSNENLRQLIIPGILVAAVAASAYVLQQIPNSLPPRLATKISTQLAELDYVHSNSSRISSSVRKVLRIPADNLRVGLDQSLKDLSAKREETIKVKGESERASRYFLNLIRQSDGERARVEGVDLETPPVGMH, from the exons ATGAGCCAAGATTATTTCAGCGGTAACGGAAAGGGCAAGGCCCGACTGCACCAGGAACCCGATTCTGACGGTGACAACGATCATGGCCATTCCGACGCGCCCACCAGCAACCACTCTTCTCCGCCACCCACAAACTCGTCCTCTTCTCGGGTACAATATATGACTGTCGGAAATG GCTACGGTGGAAGTATAGCTGGCGATGAGCGTTCCATGAGTTCCGCCGCAGCATGGGATATGGCAATGCATCACGACCGGCCTGCGTCGGGTGCTGTGCACCAGATGTGGTATAATGCTCACCGTGCTACCCTCGGTCGTTCCATCAACAAGGTGCTCGAACTGCTTCAAAATTTACAAGAAATGAATGCTTCCTGGCCCGCACATTATCCTTCCGTTCAACGAGCTCGCCGCGACTCCTCCGAACACTCCTCACGGCCCGCCTTTGCCCATGCCCACACGGGTATGGAAGGCAAAGGCTCATCCTCCTTCCGAAACCCTGGTTTAAGACGTGCCATGACGACGGTCGAAGACGGTTCCGCCGAATCGAGTCGAGCCGCTGAGAATCGATCCACACCCGAGCCCCGACTTGTTTCACCACAAATTGCTCAAGAGTTCTCTATTTTGAAGCTAGATCTCAAGCTCGGTGCTCTCCACCAGACCGAGCTTGTGCATTCATTGGAAAAGAGCTCCATTGCATCGCTCCTCGACGGCAAAATCAGTTCCAGCATCAAACATCTACTAGCTCTCCGTGAACGAATCGAGGATACTGCAAGCAAGGTTCTTATCACAGGCGATCTCAATGCTGGCAAGTCAACTTTCTGCAATGCTTTACTCCGTCGAAAGGTTCTTCCTGAGGATCAGCAGCCTTGCACTGCTATCTTTTGTGAGGTGCTTGATGCTAGGGAGAACTCTGGTGTGGAAGAGGTACATGCAGTGCATAAGAACGTGCCCTACGACCGAAACGATGAGTCGACCTACGATGTTTTCTCACTAAAGGAACTCGAGAACATCGTCATCGACAACGAGACTTACACTCAGTGCAAGATCTACGTCAAGGATAGCCGAAGCATTGACGAATCTCTCTTGAACAATGGCGTGGTGGATATTGCCTTGATCGACGCTCCTGGCCTTAACTCCGATACAACCAAAACGACTGCCATCTTTGCCCGGCAGGAGGAGATCGATGTGGTTGTGTTCGTGGTTTCCGCTGCCAATCACTTTACACAGTCTGCCAAGGAGTTTATTtgggctgctgctgctgagaaggcaTATATTTTTATTGTTGTTAACGGATTCGATGTTATCCGAGACAAAAAGCGATGTGAGAAGATGGTTCTTGACCAGGTTGCCGGTCTCAGTCCCCGAACCCACAAGGAGTCCTCCGAGCTTGTGCATTTCGTATCCAGCAACGCCATCCCTGTCGGCCCCTCGCCTCCTGGCGGCCCTGGTGGCAGCGGTAGTTCAAGTGGAGGCAGTGGTGAtcctggtgatggtgatgacaaGGGTAAGGGTAAGGATCTTGACAAGGTGCGAGACTTCGAGGCTCTGGAGCAATCGCTGCGAAGATTCGTGCTTGAGAAGCGTGCACGATCGAAGCTTGCACCTGCTCGGACATATCTGCTCAACATCTTGAATGATGTCAACACTCTTGCAAATGTCAACCAGGAAGTTGCTCAATCGGAACTGGAGCGAGTGACCCAGGAATTGAAAGAGCTTGAACCTCAGTTGGAATCCAGTCGAAGGGCAAAGACCGAAGTAAGCGAGTCAGTTGATGCCAACGTTGAGGAAACATGCAAGGACGTCTATGACTACACTCGAAACACTCTTAACTCGGCCATTCTCCACTCTGGAAGCAGCCACTACGATGTACCCTACCCCGGTATCTGGAATGCTTTCCAATATGCAGAGGATCTCAAGGAAGCTATGCTGTCTCGCATTGCAGATTCTGTTTCGAACTGCGAAGAGTATGCTCGTAGAAAAACCGTGTATGGCGTCAATGCTATCAAGCAACTGGGTATCCTGCACGTTGGTGATGAGTTCCAGAATCTCCAATTCCGACCTGATGTTATGTTCCGACGCAAGCGAGATGCTCTTGCTCGCCAGGTCGATATTCCCACAGAACTGATCGACTTTGTCGATTGGACTACCTTGTTACAGCGACAGGAAAAGTTTGCTGGCACTGGTATGGCCCTTACAGTTGCCGGCGCCGTTGTACCCCGGATGATTGGTATGAACACGTGGATGGATCAGGCTATCACAGCAACTCGCATCTTGAGCAACGAGAACCTACGCCAGCTCATCATTCCTGGCATTCTCGTGGCTG CTGTTGCTGCCTCCGCCTATGTTCTGCAGCAGATTCCCAACTCTCTGCCTCCTCGCCTTGCTACAAAGATCTCCACTCAGCTTGCTGAGTTGGATTATGTTCACTCCAACTCCTCTCGTATCTCCTCTTCCGTTCGCAAGGTCCTCCGCATTCCCGCTGACAACCTTCGGGTCGGCCTTGACCAAAGCCTCAAGGACTTGAGCGCAAAGCGAGAGGAGACtatcaaggtcaagggcgAGAGTGAGCGCGCCTCTCGTTAtttcctcaacctcatccgcCAGAGCGATGGTGAGCGCGCCAGGGTTGAAGGTGTTGACCTTGAGACTCCGCCAGTTGGCAtgcattga
- a CDS encoding mitofusin — protein sequence MSQDYFSGNGKGKARLHQEPDSDGDNDHGHSDAPTSNHSSPPPTNSSSSRVQYMTVGNGMTSEHAARLQSMLDVDSGYGGSIAGDERSMSSAAAWDMAMHHDRPASGAVHQMWYNAHRATLGRSINKVLELLQNLQEMNASWPAHYPSVQRARRDSSEHSSRPAFAHAHTGMEGKGSSSFRNPGLRRAMTTVEDGSAESSRAAENRSTPEPRLVSPQIAQEFSILKLDLKLGALHQTELVHSLEKSSIASLLDGKISSSIKHLLALRERIEDTASKVLITGDLNAGKSTFCNALLRRKVLPEDQQPCTAIFCEVLDARENSGVEEVHAVHKNVPYDRNDESTYDVFSLKELENIVIDNETYTQCKIYVKDSRSIDESLLNNGVVDIALIDAPGLNSDTTKTTAIFARQEEIDVVVFVVSAANHFTQSAKEFIWAAAAEKAYIFIVVNGFDVIRDKKRCEKMVLDQVAGLSPRTHKESSELVHFVSSNAIPVGPSPPGGPGGSGSSSGGSGDPGDGDDKGKGKDLDKVRDFEALEQSLRRFVLEKRARSKLAPARTYLLNILNDVNTLANVNQEVAQSELERVTQELKELEPQLESSRRAKTEVSESVDANVEETCKDVYDYTRNTLNSAILHSGSSHYDVPYPGIWNAFQYAEDLKEAMLSRIADSVSNCEEYARRKTVYGVNAIKQLGILHVGDEFQNLQFRPDVMFRRKRDALARQVDIPTELIDFVDWTTLLQRQEKFAGTGMALTVAGAVVPRMIGMNTWMDQAITATRILSNENLRQLIIPGILVAAVAASAYVLQQIPNSLPPRLATKISTQLAELDYVHSNSSRISSSVRKVLRIPADNLRVGLDQSLKDLSAKREETIKVKGESERASRYFLNLIRQSDGERARVEGVDLETPPVGMH from the exons ATGAGCCAAGATTATTTCAGCGGTAACGGAAAGGGCAAGGCCCGACTGCACCAGGAACCCGATTCTGACGGTGACAACGATCATGGCCATTCCGACGCGCCCACCAGCAACCACTCTTCTCCGCCACCCACAAACTCGTCCTCTTCTCGGGTACAATATATGACTGTCGGAAATGGTATGACATCTGAACATGCTGCCCGTCTCCAGAGCATGCTTGACGTCGACTCAGGCTACGGTGGAAGTATAGCTGGCGATGAGCGTTCCATGAGTTCCGCCGCAGCATGGGATATGGCAATGCATCACGACCGGCCTGCGTCGGGTGCTGTGCACCAGATGTGGTATAATGCTCACCGTGCTACCCTCGGTCGTTCCATCAACAAGGTGCTCGAACTGCTTCAAAATTTACAAGAAATGAATGCTTCCTGGCCCGCACATTATCCTTCCGTTCAACGAGCTCGCCGCGACTCCTCCGAACACTCCTCACGGCCCGCCTTTGCCCATGCCCACACGGGTATGGAAGGCAAAGGCTCATCCTCCTTCCGAAACCCTGGTTTAAGACGTGCCATGACGACGGTCGAAGACGGTTCCGCCGAATCGAGTCGAGCCGCTGAGAATCGATCCACACCCGAGCCCCGACTTGTTTCACCACAAATTGCTCAAGAGTTCTCTATTTTGAAGCTAGATCTCAAGCTCGGTGCTCTCCACCAGACCGAGCTTGTGCATTCATTGGAAAAGAGCTCCATTGCATCGCTCCTCGACGGCAAAATCAGTTCCAGCATCAAACATCTACTAGCTCTCCGTGAACGAATCGAGGATACTGCAAGCAAGGTTCTTATCACAGGCGATCTCAATGCTGGCAAGTCAACTTTCTGCAATGCTTTACTCCGTCGAAAGGTTCTTCCTGAGGATCAGCAGCCTTGCACTGCTATCTTTTGTGAGGTGCTTGATGCTAGGGAGAACTCTGGTGTGGAAGAGGTACATGCAGTGCATAAGAACGTGCCCTACGACCGAAACGATGAGTCGACCTACGATGTTTTCTCACTAAAGGAACTCGAGAACATCGTCATCGACAACGAGACTTACACTCAGTGCAAGATCTACGTCAAGGATAGCCGAAGCATTGACGAATCTCTCTTGAACAATGGCGTGGTGGATATTGCCTTGATCGACGCTCCTGGCCTTAACTCCGATACAACCAAAACGACTGCCATCTTTGCCCGGCAGGAGGAGATCGATGTGGTTGTGTTCGTGGTTTCCGCTGCCAATCACTTTACACAGTCTGCCAAGGAGTTTATTtgggctgctgctgctgagaaggcaTATATTTTTATTGTTGTTAACGGATTCGATGTTATCCGAGACAAAAAGCGATGTGAGAAGATGGTTCTTGACCAGGTTGCCGGTCTCAGTCCCCGAACCCACAAGGAGTCCTCCGAGCTTGTGCATTTCGTATCCAGCAACGCCATCCCTGTCGGCCCCTCGCCTCCTGGCGGCCCTGGTGGCAGCGGTAGTTCAAGTGGAGGCAGTGGTGAtcctggtgatggtgatgacaaGGGTAAGGGTAAGGATCTTGACAAGGTGCGAGACTTCGAGGCTCTGGAGCAATCGCTGCGAAGATTCGTGCTTGAGAAGCGTGCACGATCGAAGCTTGCACCTGCTCGGACATATCTGCTCAACATCTTGAATGATGTCAACACTCTTGCAAATGTCAACCAGGAAGTTGCTCAATCGGAACTGGAGCGAGTGACCCAGGAATTGAAAGAGCTTGAACCTCAGTTGGAATCCAGTCGAAGGGCAAAGACCGAAGTAAGCGAGTCAGTTGATGCCAACGTTGAGGAAACATGCAAGGACGTCTATGACTACACTCGAAACACTCTTAACTCGGCCATTCTCCACTCTGGAAGCAGCCACTACGATGTACCCTACCCCGGTATCTGGAATGCTTTCCAATATGCAGAGGATCTCAAGGAAGCTATGCTGTCTCGCATTGCAGATTCTGTTTCGAACTGCGAAGAGTATGCTCGTAGAAAAACCGTGTATGGCGTCAATGCTATCAAGCAACTGGGTATCCTGCACGTTGGTGATGAGTTCCAGAATCTCCAATTCCGACCTGATGTTATGTTCCGACGCAAGCGAGATGCTCTTGCTCGCCAGGTCGATATTCCCACAGAACTGATCGACTTTGTCGATTGGACTACCTTGTTACAGCGACAGGAAAAGTTTGCTGGCACTGGTATGGCCCTTACAGTTGCCGGCGCCGTTGTACCCCGGATGATTGGTATGAACACGTGGATGGATCAGGCTATCACAGCAACTCGCATCTTGAGCAACGAGAACCTACGCCAGCTCATCATTCCTGGCATTCTCGTGGCTG CTGTTGCTGCCTCCGCCTATGTTCTGCAGCAGATTCCCAACTCTCTGCCTCCTCGCCTTGCTACAAAGATCTCCACTCAGCTTGCTGAGTTGGATTATGTTCACTCCAACTCCTCTCGTATCTCCTCTTCCGTTCGCAAGGTCCTCCGCATTCCCGCTGACAACCTTCGGGTCGGCCTTGACCAAAGCCTCAAGGACTTGAGCGCAAAGCGAGAGGAGACtatcaaggtcaagggcgAGAGTGAGCGCGCCTCTCGTTAtttcctcaacctcatccgcCAGAGCGATGGTGAGCGCGCCAGGGTTGAAGGTGTTGACCTTGAGACTCCGCCAGTTGGCAtgcattga
- a CDS encoding protein phosphatase produces the protein MFGGSSNNSAGNKSESDSKSDKSPSPEPGPGPSAPAPIKTTDQAASGEKRSGNGSPPTRQDTGGSTDKKRRSSSVSSRASSLLASAKNSLNFSQSSRSGGSEVSSQTPLQKLGKQDPALAVPQGQHNNSAGESMPGPKSTFRVGVWEDRNKKCRRTMEDTHAFLYNFVQTPALNDVSLKDKPEGEDRESVSSDMVESDNGYFAIFDGHAGTFAADWCGKKLHLILEDIIRKNPNALIPEVLDQAFTAADAQLEKLPLKNSGCTAAVAVLRWEDRASNDRSAIKSARPEEPVEMDKAKDGASNDEATKATNSKGKGSGRQRVLYTANVGDARIILCRGGKALRLSYDHKGSDEVEGKRIAAAGGLILNNRVNGVLAVTRALGDAYMKKLVTGHPYTTETVIQADSDEFIIIACDGIWDVCSDQEAVDLVRNVEDPISASKQLVDYALNRFSTDNLSCMVVRLDQNKEAAVEVEGAVSQVSEADKIVSETKQKIADGSTPAVGVSATSNAPQSEPPIAVQEGNFVPTSLDEVVTEEPPHVADPKSDEVPILNKAAVEEARKDKPAADKPAEEKPAGQA, from the exons ATGTTTGGCGGCAGTTCCAACAACTCAGCGGGCAACAAATCCGAGAGCGATTCAAAATCCGATAAATCCCCTTCTCCCGAACCTGGCCCAGGCCCCAGCGCTCCGGCTCCAATTAAGACAACTGATCAGGCTGCAAGCGGTGAAAAGCGCAGTGGAAATGGCAGCCCTCCCACTCGACAGGATACCGGTGGATCGACCGACAAGAAACGCAGAAGTAGCAGCGTCAGTAGTCGGGCTAGCAGTCTTCTTGCGTCCGCCAAAAACTCGCTCAACTTCTCCCAGAGCAGTCGCAGTGGGGGCTCTGAAGTGAGCTCCCAGACACCTCTCCAGAAGCTTGGCAAACAGGATCCCGCTCTTGCAGTCCCCCAGGGTCAACATAATAACTCTGCTGGAGAATCCATGCCGGGTCCCAAGTCTACGTTTCGCGTTGGTGTTTGGGAAGATAGGAACAAGAAATGCCGTCGCACTATGGAAGACACTCATGCCTTTCTCTATAATTTTGTGCAGACTCCAGCCTTAAATGATGTGTCTTTAAAGGATAAGCCTGAAGGTGAGGATCGGGAATCAGTTTCCTCCGACATGGTTGAGTCAGACAATGGTTATTTTGCTATCTTCGACGGACATGCTGGTACATTTGCAGCCGACTGGTGTGGCAAAAAGCTGCACCTCATTCTTGAGGACATCATACGCAAGAACCCCAACGCTCTGATTCCTGAAGTCTTAGACCAGGCCTTCACGGCCGCTGATGCACAGTTGGAAAAGCTGCCCCTAAAGAACAGTGGTTGCACTGCAGCTGTTGCAGTCTTACGCTGGGAGGATCGAGCGTCGAATGATCGATCAGCCATCAAGTCCGCTAGGCCGGAAGAGCCTGTTGAAATGGATAAAGCAAAAGATGGAGCTTCGAATGACGAGGCAACCAAAGCTACAAATTCAAAAGGAAAGGGTAGCGGACGACAGAGGGTACTGTATACCGCAAATGTTGGTGATGCCCGCATCATTCTTTGCCGAGGTGGAAAGGCCCTGAGACTTTCTTACGACCACAAGGGCAGTGACGAAGTCGAGGGTAAAAGAATCGCCGCTGCCGGAGGCCTGATTCTCAATAACCGCGTCAACGGCGTTCTGGCTGTAACCCGGGCTCTTGGTGATGCCtacatgaagaagcttgtcaCGGGTCACCCCTATACCACCGAGACGGTCATTCAGGCTGATAGTGACGAGTTCATTATCATTGCTTGCGACGGA ATTTGGGACGTATGTAGTGACCAGGAAGCGGTTGATCTCGTGCGCAATGTTGAGGATCCCATATCGGCCTCAAAGCAGCTTGTTGACTATGCACTAAACCGCTTCAGCACTGACAACCTGTCTTGCATGGTCGTCCGACTGGACCAGAACAAGGAGGCTGCAGTCGAGGTGGAAGGTGCAGTGTCCCAGGTCAGTGAGGCAGACAAGATTGTCAGCGAGACTAAACAAAAGATTGCAGACGGTAGCACGCCCGCCGTCGGTGTATCAGCGACTAGCAACGCGCCCCAATCCGAACCCCCTATAGCTGTTCAGGAAGGGAATTTTGTGCCAACTTCACTGGATGAAGTGGTTACAGAGGAGCCTCCTCATGTTGCAGATCCAAAATCGGATGAGGTCCCTATATTGAATAAGGCCGCTGTTGAAGAGGCCCGCAAGGATAAGCCAGCCGCAGACAAGCCGGCGGAAGAGAAGCCCGCTGGGCAGGCATAG
- a CDS encoding transcription initiation factor TFIID/TFIIF subunit: protein MLVERKIKVVTEQHVIDKPSPVEAFPMREWSLKVFLLDEDGNERPADVFTKVVYNLHPTFDNPVQSFQKAPFTCKNEGWGEFEISIDCYTTEKTKLAPIIHDLNFQQDRYEQTHTVVFKNPSQNLQERLRETGPLPTDDDHRPKKKGIATKKSSQKYDYEKIAESLEKLEEEDLLRVIQIINENKGPDTYIRSDVEAGEFSIDLYTMPDGLTSKLWDHLSKKGLVG, encoded by the exons ATGTTGGTCGAG CGAAAAATCAAAGTTGTCACCGAGCAACATGTCAT CGACAAGCCATCACCTGTAGAGGCGTTCCCTATGCGAGAATGGAGCTTGAAGGTCTTCTTGCtagatgaagatggcaacGAGCGCCCCGCAGACGTCTTCACCAAGGTCGTCTATAACCTACACCCTACCTTTGATAATCCCGTTCAGA GCTTCCAGAAAGCACCCTTCACGTGTAAGAACGAGGGCTGGGGCGAGTTCGAGATTAGCATCGACTGTTACACCACGGAGAAGACCAAGCTAGCGCCCATCATTCATGATCTCAACTTCCAACAGGACCGATATGAGCAGACGCATACTGTGGTCTTCAAAAACCCTTCACAGAACTTACAGGAGCGCTTGCGTGAAACTGGTCCTCTTCCCACCGATGACGACCACAgacccaagaagaagggaattGCGACCAAGAAGAGCTCCCAGAAGTACGACTATGAGAAGATTGCAGAGTCCctggagaagctcgaggaggaggatctGCTGCGCGTGATTCAGATTATCAACGAAAACAAGGGACCAGACACGTACATTAGAAGTGATGTCGAAG CCGGAGAGTTCTCGATTGATCTCTACACTATGCCGGATGGCTTGACGTCGAAGCTTTGGGATCACCTT TCCAAGAAGGGCCTTGTCGGCTAG
- a CDS encoding transcription initiation factor TFIID/TFIIF subunit, with protein MAPRRSRAAPVRVTLRTKANSLERKIKVVTEQHVIDKPSPVEAFPMREWSLKVFLLDEDGNERPADVFTKVVYNLHPTFDNPVQSFQKAPFTCKNEGWGEFEISIDCYTTEKTKLAPIIHDLNFQQDRYEQTHTVVFKNPSQNLQERLRETGPLPTDDDHRPKKKGIATKKSSQKYDYEKIAESLEKLEEEDLLRVIQIINENKGPDTYIRSDVEAGEFSIDLYTMPDGLTSKLWDHLSKKGLVG; from the exons atggctccgCGCCGTTCACGAGCAGCACCTGTCAGAGTGACACTTAGAACCAAGGCTAACTCCTTGGAGCGAAAAATCAAAGTTGTCACCGAGCAACATGTCAT CGACAAGCCATCACCTGTAGAGGCGTTCCCTATGCGAGAATGGAGCTTGAAGGTCTTCTTGCtagatgaagatggcaacGAGCGCCCCGCAGACGTCTTCACCAAGGTCGTCTATAACCTACACCCTACCTTTGATAATCCCGTTCAGA GCTTCCAGAAAGCACCCTTCACGTGTAAGAACGAGGGCTGGGGCGAGTTCGAGATTAGCATCGACTGTTACACCACGGAGAAGACCAAGCTAGCGCCCATCATTCATGATCTCAACTTCCAACAGGACCGATATGAGCAGACGCATACTGTGGTCTTCAAAAACCCTTCACAGAACTTACAGGAGCGCTTGCGTGAAACTGGTCCTCTTCCCACCGATGACGACCACAgacccaagaagaagggaattGCGACCAAGAAGAGCTCCCAGAAGTACGACTATGAGAAGATTGCAGAGTCCctggagaagctcgaggaggaggatctGCTGCGCGTGATTCAGATTATCAACGAAAACAAGGGACCAGACACGTACATTAGAAGTGATGTCGAAG CCGGAGAGTTCTCGATTGATCTCTACACTATGCCGGATGGCTTGACGTCGAAGCTTTGGGATCACCTT TCCAAGAAGGGCCTTGTCGGCTAG
- a CDS encoding transcription initiation factor TFIID/TFIIF subunit: MREWSLKVFLLDEDGNERPADVFTKVVYNLHPTFDNPVQSFQKAPFTCKNEGWGEFEISIDCYTTEKTKLAPIIHDLNFQQDRYEQTHTVVFKNPSQNLQERLRETGPLPTDDDHRPKKKGIATKKSSQKYDYEKIAESLEKLEEEDLLRVIQIINENKGPDTYIRSDVEAGEFSIDLYTMPDGLTSKLWDHLSKKGLVG; the protein is encoded by the exons ATGCGAGAATGGAGCTTGAAGGTCTTCTTGCtagatgaagatggcaacGAGCGCCCCGCAGACGTCTTCACCAAGGTCGTCTATAACCTACACCCTACCTTTGATAATCCCGTTCAGA GCTTCCAGAAAGCACCCTTCACGTGTAAGAACGAGGGCTGGGGCGAGTTCGAGATTAGCATCGACTGTTACACCACGGAGAAGACCAAGCTAGCGCCCATCATTCATGATCTCAACTTCCAACAGGACCGATATGAGCAGACGCATACTGTGGTCTTCAAAAACCCTTCACAGAACTTACAGGAGCGCTTGCGTGAAACTGGTCCTCTTCCCACCGATGACGACCACAgacccaagaagaagggaattGCGACCAAGAAGAGCTCCCAGAAGTACGACTATGAGAAGATTGCAGAGTCCctggagaagctcgaggaggaggatctGCTGCGCGTGATTCAGATTATCAACGAAAACAAGGGACCAGACACGTACATTAGAAGTGATGTCGAAG CCGGAGAGTTCTCGATTGATCTCTACACTATGCCGGATGGCTTGACGTCGAAGCTTTGGGATCACCTT TCCAAGAAGGGCCTTGTCGGCTAG
- a CDS encoding transcription initiation factor TFIID/TFIIF subunit, with the protein MAPRRSRAAPVRVTLRTKANSLERKIKVVTEQHVIDKPSPVEAFPMREWSLKVFLLDEDGNERPADVFTKVVYNLHPTFDNPVQSFQKAPFTCKNEGWGEFEISIDCYTTEKTKLAPIIHDLNFQQDRYEQTHTVVFKNPSQNLQERLRETGPLPTDDDHRPKKKGIATKKSSQKYDYEKIAESLEKLEEEDLLRVIQIINENKGPDTYIRSDVEVDDLVKAGEFSIDLYTMPDGLTSKLWDHLSKKGLVG; encoded by the exons atggctccgCGCCGTTCACGAGCAGCACCTGTCAGAGTGACACTTAGAACCAAGGCTAACTCCTTGGAGCGAAAAATCAAAGTTGTCACCGAGCAACATGTCAT CGACAAGCCATCACCTGTAGAGGCGTTCCCTATGCGAGAATGGAGCTTGAAGGTCTTCTTGCtagatgaagatggcaacGAGCGCCCCGCAGACGTCTTCACCAAGGTCGTCTATAACCTACACCCTACCTTTGATAATCCCGTTCAGA GCTTCCAGAAAGCACCCTTCACGTGTAAGAACGAGGGCTGGGGCGAGTTCGAGATTAGCATCGACTGTTACACCACGGAGAAGACCAAGCTAGCGCCCATCATTCATGATCTCAACTTCCAACAGGACCGATATGAGCAGACGCATACTGTGGTCTTCAAAAACCCTTCACAGAACTTACAGGAGCGCTTGCGTGAAACTGGTCCTCTTCCCACCGATGACGACCACAgacccaagaagaagggaattGCGACCAAGAAGAGCTCCCAGAAGTACGACTATGAGAAGATTGCAGAGTCCctggagaagctcgaggaggaggatctGCTGCGCGTGATTCAGATTATCAACGAAAACAAGGGACCAGACACGTACATTAGAAGTGATGTCGAAG TGGATGACTTGGTTAAAGCCGGAGAGTTCTCGATTGATCTCTACACTATGCCGGATGGCTTGACGTCGAAGCTTTGGGATCACCTT TCCAAGAAGGGCCTTGTCGGCTAG